In Oscillatoria acuminata PCC 6304, a single window of DNA contains:
- a CDS encoding KAP family P-loop domain-containing protein — protein sequence MKLDLPRFYKACNPSKVLDMADEEDREYYIDFSSVRGGNIIRELGRTISLLSGDEPTCQLFTGHIGCGKSTELFRLKKDLEAEGYHVVYFESSHDLDMADVDITEILLSIARQVSESLEKINLCVEPKRGFRDLLKGAADLLQTPIELSGEASLPGIGTFSASSDGELGFSLPGGIGSITAKARHSPRLRQQLRQYLEPRTNNILEAINSELLNPATEILNQRGKKGLVAIVDNLDRVDSVRKPSGRTQPEYLFVDRGEQLRKLNCHVVYTIPLSLIFSNDLGRLSSRFGVKPKVLPMVPVRERDGSVYAEGMKLLRNMVLARAFPHIPASEREDLIASVFDCSETLNRLCSVSGGHVRNLLGLLYSCLQLQDPPFSRHCLENVIKEYRDDLIAAITDDEWELLFQALEQKHVQGDEDYQLLLRSMFLFEYRDRDGRWYWINPALAEAPKFKEWMSEYPA from the coding sequence ATGAAACTAGATTTACCGAGATTTTATAAGGCTTGTAATCCCAGTAAAGTCTTGGATATGGCAGACGAGGAGGATCGAGAATACTATATTGATTTTTCTTCCGTTCGAGGGGGTAATATTATCCGAGAACTGGGGAGAACGATTAGTTTGCTCTCTGGAGATGAACCGACCTGCCAGCTCTTTACTGGACATATTGGCTGTGGGAAATCTACTGAATTATTCCGGCTTAAAAAAGACTTGGAAGCCGAAGGATACCATGTGGTCTATTTCGAGTCTTCTCATGATTTGGATATGGCGGACGTAGATATCACTGAAATTCTCTTGAGTATTGCCCGTCAAGTTTCAGAAAGTTTAGAGAAGATTAACCTCTGCGTCGAACCCAAGCGGGGGTTCCGGGATTTACTTAAGGGCGCGGCGGATCTGTTGCAAACTCCCATAGAACTGAGTGGGGAAGCCTCCCTTCCTGGGATTGGCACGTTTAGTGCCAGCAGTGACGGAGAACTGGGTTTTTCTTTGCCCGGGGGGATTGGTTCAATTACGGCAAAAGCTCGACATAGCCCACGATTGCGGCAACAGTTGCGTCAATATTTAGAACCCCGCACTAATAATATTTTGGAAGCAATTAATAGTGAATTGCTGAATCCCGCGACGGAGATTTTGAATCAGCGGGGCAAAAAAGGATTGGTGGCGATCGTGGATAATTTAGACCGGGTGGATAGTGTTAGAAAACCTTCGGGACGAACGCAACCGGAATATCTATTCGTCGATCGCGGTGAGCAATTGCGAAAGCTGAATTGTCATGTGGTTTATACCATTCCCTTGTCTTTAATTTTTTCCAATGACTTGGGTCGCTTGAGTTCTCGATTTGGGGTGAAACCGAAGGTTTTACCGATGGTTCCAGTCCGGGAACGGGATGGAAGTGTCTATGCTGAGGGGATGAAGTTGCTCAGAAATATGGTCCTCGCCCGGGCATTTCCCCACATTCCGGCATCGGAACGAGAAGATCTGATTGCTTCAGTCTTTGACTGTTCGGAAACCTTAAATCGTTTGTGCAGCGTGAGTGGGGGTCATGTTCGGAATTTACTGGGATTGCTTTATAGCTGCCTTCAGTTACAAGACCCGCCGTTTTCCCGCCACTGTCTGGAAAATGTGATTAAAGAATATCGGGATGATTTGATTGCGGCGATTACCGATGATGAGTGGGAGTTGTTATTTCAAGCGTTGGAACAGAAGCACGTCCAAGGGGATGAGGATTATCAACTGTTGTTGAGAAGTATGTTTCTGTTTGAGTATCGCGATCGCGATGGACGGTGGTATTGGATTAATCCCGCTTTAGCCGAAGCCCCTAAATTTAAGGAATGGATGTCAGAATATCCCGCCTAA
- a CDS encoding ISL3 family transposase, whose translation MENYLNLMLGLPEVTVAKVLTEENEVYLNIKLTNLGTNCPKCQGYTTEINQNRPMIVRDLSCFDKFTYLLVPRRQFYCRCCQKYFTENLSWIDWKRRHTLRYEINIFERVVSSSIAQVASTEGLSYDETEGIFNQIAKKQEDQHWLEATRISLDEIAMHKGHQDYKAVICDLDKKKLIEVVDGRTQDCLIERLSELPIKVKKAVKEVSVDMWHGFPKVIKEIFPNAQIVTDRFHVMKLLIEELKKIAKSSGVNEKNKLSLILRNKIDLKDSERDELENLLSKSKRLKAAYEYKEEFRNIYETSQSVSEGEKRFQEWLKKARQVYGKVINTISEHLSTICNYFISHASSGVMEGINNKIKLVKRQGYGFRNFENFRLRLLAAFSS comes from the coding sequence ATGGAAAATTATCTGAATTTAATGCTGGGATTACCTGAAGTTACGGTTGCCAAAGTTTTGACCGAAGAAAATGAAGTTTACCTTAACATTAAATTGACCAATTTAGGGACAAATTGTCCAAAATGCCAGGGCTATACCACCGAAATCAATCAAAACCGTCCGATGATAGTACGAGACCTTTCCTGTTTTGATAAATTTACTTATTTGCTAGTGCCACGACGGCAATTTTATTGCCGTTGTTGTCAAAAATATTTCACAGAAAACCTGTCATGGATAGACTGGAAAAGGCGACATACTTTGCGATATGAAATCAATATTTTTGAGCGCGTAGTTTCATCAAGCATAGCTCAAGTTGCCTCGACTGAAGGGCTGTCTTATGATGAAACTGAAGGGATATTTAATCAAATTGCTAAAAAGCAAGAAGATCAGCATTGGCTCGAAGCTACTCGGATAAGTCTTGATGAAATTGCCATGCATAAAGGGCATCAAGATTATAAAGCAGTAATCTGCGACCTAGATAAAAAAAAGCTAATAGAAGTTGTTGATGGAAGGACCCAAGATTGTTTGATAGAAAGGCTTTCTGAACTTCCGATTAAAGTAAAAAAAGCGGTAAAAGAAGTGAGTGTTGATATGTGGCATGGCTTTCCAAAAGTTATTAAAGAAATTTTTCCAAATGCTCAAATTGTGACTGACAGATTTCATGTAATGAAACTTCTGATTGAAGAATTGAAAAAAATTGCTAAATCTTCTGGTGTTAACGAAAAGAATAAACTTTCTCTTATTTTGAGAAACAAAATTGATTTAAAAGATTCTGAACGGGATGAATTAGAAAACCTGTTATCTAAATCTAAGCGTTTGAAGGCAGCTTACGAATATAAAGAGGAATTCCGAAACATTTATGAAACGAGTCAAAGTGTTTCAGAAGGCGAAAAGCGTTTTCAAGAATGGTTAAAGAAAGCTCGCCAAGTATATGGGAAAGTTATTAATACTATTTCCGAGCATTTATCAACGATTTGCAATTATTTTATTAGTCATGCTAGTAGTGGTGTTATGGAGGGAATTAACAACAAAATAAAACTCGTAAAGCGACAAGGATATGGATTTAGAAATTTTGAAAACTTTCGGTTACGTCTTTTAGCAGCTTTTTCATCATAG
- a CDS encoding cell division protein FtsQ/DivIB, with amino-acid sequence MDTIGTVSQSELARRRRQLRRSRRQKVFQAGWQLLAVSSLAGFLLWTTTSPALVIETPEQVEIDGNEFLSDRAIRSLLPLSYPQSMLHVRPQELAQELESQGPIAKATVSRELFPPGLKVTVHERYPVAIANEGSAIAPEVPVDTPPGLNSNPAVGSPGVQSVGLLDERGMWMPLESYTALDPTAQLPQLRAIGPLEQYRSSWKSVYQAIRRSPIKIYEINWQDPANLILKTELGVVHCGPYSPRFGEQVTRLGQMGDLPNQIDLAQIAYIDLTNPDRPSLQRIGVTAPQTVPTPEIP; translated from the coding sequence ATGGATACCATCGGAACGGTCTCTCAGTCCGAGTTAGCGCGCCGCCGTCGTCAACTGAGGCGATCGCGGCGTCAGAAAGTTTTCCAAGCCGGTTGGCAACTGTTAGCGGTCAGTTCCCTGGCCGGATTTTTATTATGGACAACCACCTCACCGGCTTTAGTGATTGAGACCCCTGAACAAGTCGAAATCGACGGGAATGAATTTTTATCCGACCGGGCGATTCGCTCCCTGTTGCCGCTTTCGTACCCCCAATCTATGCTGCACGTTCGACCGCAAGAACTTGCCCAAGAGTTGGAATCCCAAGGTCCGATCGCCAAAGCAACCGTTTCCCGGGAACTTTTTCCCCCGGGACTCAAGGTGACGGTCCACGAACGCTATCCTGTGGCAATCGCCAATGAGGGAAGTGCGATCGCCCCAGAGGTCCCCGTAGATACTCCCCCCGGACTCAACTCCAATCCAGCCGTAGGGTCCCCCGGGGTGCAATCAGTGGGTTTGCTCGATGAACGGGGAATGTGGATGCCCTTGGAAAGCTACACCGCCCTAGACCCCACCGCTCAACTGCCCCAACTCCGGGCGATCGGCCCCCTGGAGCAATACCGTTCCTCGTGGAAATCTGTCTATCAAGCCATTCGTCGCAGTCCCATCAAAATTTATGAAATCAATTGGCAGGACCCGGCGAATTTGATTTTAAAAACCGAACTGGGAGTCGTTCATTGTGGCCCTTACAGCCCTCGATTTGGGGAACAAGTGACCCGGTTGGGTCAGATGGGAGATTTACCCAATCAGATTGATTTAGCCCAAATTGCTTATATTGAC